The following proteins are co-located in the Helicobacter acinonychis genome:
- a CDS encoding DUF3971 domain-containing protein, with product MNKRKHISKKVFNVIIFFVAVFTLLVVIHKTLSNGVHIQNLKIGKFSVSGLYLKLNNKLSLEIERVDLSSLFHKDPNKKHLEVSDLVKDIRYGIWAVSYFEKFKVKEIILDDNNKANILFDGSKYELEFPEIKGDFSLENDKNIKLKIINLLFKKIKVQVDGSAHYSPKARKMAFDLIVKPLNEPSATIYLKGLTDLKTIELRANTSQIKSLAFLKPLFQQQSQQNLKTWIFDKIQFSSFKIDNASIKANFTPNKFLPSLLENSVIQATLIHPSVVFNDNLSPIKMDKTKLVLKDNQLLIQPQKTAYENLDLTGTYAAFSYLLQAPKLELFIKTIPSYYGDSIKNLLSAYKITLPLDKVSAPASTDLKLTLQFLKNTSPLFSVQGNVNLQEGTLSLYNIPLYTQSAQINLNIAQEYQYIYIDTTHTRYENMLDLDAKIALDLGQKNLSLDSQVHKIQVNTNNNINMRSYDPNGTKEDPQTNFALDLKSLSAIIQAGENSEVFRKKITDTIKAQSEDKFSKDVFYATGDTLKSLSLSFDFSNPDHMQWSVPQLLLEGEFKDNAYVFKIKDLKKIKPYSPIMDYIALKDGSLEVSTSDFSNIDFFAKDLKINLPIYRSDGSHFNSFSLFGSINKDEILIYTPNKSVSIKIKGDQKDITLNNLDLSVDEFLDSKIPAIAELFSKKQKEKPTPKEIHDEDIFISAKQRYEKAHKIIPIATNIHAKDMVLIYKRKPIPLENLDIVAQDNRVKIDGNYKNGMILADLVHGALYFKAYNFSGDYINTILQKDFVEGGLYTLIGSFENQVFNGELKFQNTSLKNLALMQNIVNLINTIPSLIVFRNPYLGANGYQIKTGSVVFGITKKYLGLEKIDLIGKTLDVVGNGIIELDTDKLDLNLEISTIKALSSVLSKIPIVGYLILGKEGKVTTNVNVKGTLDNPKTKVTLAADIIQAPFKILRRIFTPIDIIVDEVKKNIESKRNLK from the coding sequence ATGAATAAAAGAAAACACATATCTAAAAAAGTATTTAATGTCATTATTTTTTTTGTGGCAGTATTCACTCTTTTAGTCGTCATTCACAAGACCCTTTCAAACGGCGTGCATATACAAAATTTAAAAATCGGAAAGTTTAGTGTTTCTGGATTATACTTAAAACTTAATAACAAACTTTCTTTAGAAATTGAACGAGTCGATCTCTCTTCTTTATTCCATAAAGATCCCAATAAAAAGCATTTGGAAGTTTCTGATTTGGTTAAAGATATCCGTTATGGCATTTGGGCGGTATCTTATTTTGAAAAATTTAAAGTTAAAGAAATCATTTTAGACGATAACAACAAAGCCAATATCTTGTTTGATGGGAGTAAATACGAGTTAGAATTTCCAGAAATCAAGGGGGATTTTTCCCTAGAAAATGACAAAAACATCAAGCTTAAAATCATCAATTTGCTCTTTAAAAAGATTAAAGTCCAAGTGGATGGCAGTGCACACTATTCGCCCAAAGCGAGAAAAATGGCGTTTGATCTCATTGTCAAGCCCTTGAATGAACCTAGCGCTACGATATATTTAAAAGGGCTAACCGATTTAAAAACCATAGAATTGAGAGCGAACACTTCTCAAATAAAAAGCCTAGCGTTTTTAAAGCCCCTTTTCCAACAACAATCGCAACAAAATTTAAAAACATGGATTTTTGACAAGATCCAATTTTCTAGCTTTAAGATTGATAACGCCTCAATCAAAGCCAATTTCACTCCTAATAAATTCCTCCCATCGCTTTTAGAAAATTCTGTCATCCAGGCCACTTTGATCCACCCTTCTGTGGTTTTTAACGATAATTTATCGCCCATTAAAATGGATAAAACCAAACTAGTCCTTAAAGACAACCAGCTTCTCATACAACCCCAAAAAACCGCTTATGAAAACTTGGATCTAACCGGCACCTACGCCGCTTTTTCCTACCTCTTGCAAGCCCCTAAATTAGAGCTTTTTATCAAAACAATCCCTAGTTATTATGGCGATAGCATCAAAAATTTATTGAGCGCTTATAAAATCACTCTGCCTTTAGATAAAGTCAGTGCACCGGCTAGCACGGATTTGAAACTCACTTTGCAATTTTTAAAAAACACCTCCCCATTATTTAGCGTTCAAGGTAATGTCAATTTGCAAGAAGGCACCCTCTCGCTCTATAATATCCCCCTTTATACGCAAAGCGCTCAAATCAACCTGAACATCGCCCAAGAATACCAATACATTTACATAGACACAACCCACACGCGCTATGAAAACATGCTGGATCTAGACGCTAAAATCGCTTTGGATTTGGGTCAAAAAAACCTTTCTTTGGATTCTCAAGTCCATAAAATCCAAGTCAATACCAATAACAATATCAACATGCGATCTTATGATCCCAACGGCACTAAAGAGGATCCGCAAACGAACTTTGCATTGGATTTGAAAAGCTTGAGCGCGATCATTCAAGCGGGGGAAAATTCAGAGGTTTTTAGGAAAAAAATCACCGATACCATTAAAGCTCAAAGCGAAGACAAATTCAGCAAGGATGTTTTTTACGCTACCGGAGATACTCTTAAAAGCCTGTCGTTGAGTTTTGATTTTTCCAACCCAGATCACATGCAATGGAGCGTGCCGCAACTCTTATTAGAGGGCGAATTTAAAGATAACGCCTATGTTTTTAAAATCAAAGATTTGAAAAAAATCAAACCCTATTCCCCCATTATGGACTATATCGCTTTAAAAGACGGCTCTTTGGAAGTTTCTACAAGCGATTTTTCAAACATTGATTTTTTCGCTAAAGATTTGAAAATCAATCTCCCTATTTATCGTAGCGATGGATCGCATTTTAATTCTTTTTCTTTATTTGGCTCTATCAATAAAGATGAAATCCTAATCTACACCCCAAATAAAAGCGTCTCAATTAAGATTAAGGGGGATCAAAAAGATATTACCCTTAACAATTTAGATTTGAGCGTGGATGAATTCTTGGATAGCAAAATACCCGCCATTGCAGAATTGTTTTCCAAAAAACAAAAAGAAAAGCCCACCCCTAAAGAAATCCATGATGAAGATATTTTCATTAGCGCCAAACAACGCTATGAAAAAGCCCATAAAATCATCCCCATAGCGACCAATATCCATGCTAAAGACATGGTGCTCATTTATAAAAGAAAGCCTATTCCTTTAGAAAATCTTGACATCGTCGCTCAAGATAATAGAGTGAAAATTGATGGCAATTATAAAAACGGCATGATTTTGGCGGATTTAGTGCATGGGGCTTTGTATTTTAAGGCCTATAATTTTAGTGGGGATTATATCAACACCATCCTTCAAAAAGATTTTGTGGAAGGGGGCTTATACACGCTTATTGGGTCGTTTGAAAACCAGGTTTTCAATGGCGAATTGAAATTCCAAAACACAAGCTTGAAAAATCTCGCTCTCATGCAAAACATAGTCAATCTCATCAACACCATTCCCTCTCTCATTGTCTTTAGAAACCCTTATCTAGGGGCTAATGGCTATCAAATCAAAACCGGATCTGTCGTTTTTGGGATCACTAAAAAGTATTTAGGGTTAGAAAAAATTGATCTTATCGGTAAAACGCTTGATGTTGTGGGCAATGGGATCATTGAATTGGATACAGACAAATTGGATTTGAATTTGGAAATTTCTACCATCAAAGCTTTGAGTAGCGTTTTGAGTAAAATCCCTATCGTGGGCTATCTCATTTTAGGGAAAGAAGGCAAGGTGACCACTAATGTGAATGTCAAAGGCACGCTTGATAACCCTAAAACCAAAGTGACTTTAGCGGCAGATATTATCCAAGCACCTTTTAAAATCTTGCGCCGCATTTTCACGCCCATTGATATTATCGTGGATGAAGTCAAAAAAAATATTGAATCAAAAAGGAACTTAAAATGA
- the mltG gene encoding endolytic transglycosylase MltG produces the protein MTTKRVNTATKKIMTLNTFLDMCFLLFIGVLFYLSIPIYSNKVVVVPQGSLKKVFFSLKEQGVDINALDWLFLRLMGMPKKGYIDMGDGALRKGDFLVRLIKGKAAHRSVTLIPGETRYFFTQILSETYQLEASDLNQAYESIAPRLNGSVIEDGVILPDTYHLPLGENAFKIMQALIGQSMKKHEALSKQWLGYYHKEEWFEKIILASIVQKEAANIEEMPLIASVIFNRLKKGMLLQMDGALNYQEFSHIKVTKDRIKNDSTPYNTYRFKGLPKNPVGSVSIEAIKAVIFPKETNFLYFVKMPNKKHAFSTTYREHLKNINISSNHFYD, from the coding sequence ATGACGACTAAAAGAGTGAATACTGCCACAAAAAAAATAATGACATTAAATACTTTTTTAGATATGTGTTTTCTTTTATTCATCGGCGTTCTTTTTTATTTAAGTATACCAATTTATTCTAACAAAGTGGTGGTTGTCCCGCAAGGTTCGCTCAAAAAAGTGTTTTTCTCTCTAAAAGAGCAGGGAGTGGATATTAACGCTTTGGATTGGCTTTTTTTACGCCTAATGGGCATGCCTAAAAAAGGTTATATTGACATGGGCGATGGGGCTTTAAGGAAAGGGGATTTTTTAGTCCGTTTGATTAAGGGAAAAGCAGCTCATAGAAGCGTGACTTTAATCCCTGGAGAAACCCGCTATTTTTTCACGCAAATTTTGAGCGAGACTTACCAACTAGAAGCAAGCGATCTTAATCAAGCTTATGAAAGCATCGCACCCCGATTAAACGGCTCTGTGATAGAAGATGGAGTGATACTACCAGACACTTATCATTTGCCTTTAGGAGAGAATGCGTTTAAAATCATGCAAGCTTTGATCGGTCAATCTATGAAAAAACACGAAGCTTTAAGCAAACAATGGCTTGGATACTACCATAAAGAAGAGTGGTTTGAAAAGATCATTCTCGCTTCTATTGTGCAAAAAGAAGCCGCCAATATTGAAGAAATGCCCTTGATTGCGAGCGTGATTTTTAACCGCCTAAAAAAAGGCATGCTTTTGCAAATGGATGGGGCTTTGAATTACCAAGAGTTTTCACATATCAAAGTAACTAAAGATCGCATTAAAAACGATAGCACCCCCTACAACACTTATAGGTTTAAGGGCTTGCCTAAAAACCCTGTAGGGAGCGTGAGTATAGAAGCGATTAAGGCTGTGATTTTCCCTAAAGAAACCAACTTTTTGTATTTTGTGAAAATGCCCAATAAAAAACATGCCTTTAGCACAACTTATAGGGAACATTTGAAAAATATTAATATTTCTAGTAACCATTTTTATGATTAG
- a CDS encoding 4Fe-4S dicluster domain-containing protein, with translation MAKMNAPDGIAVWVNEDRCKGCDICVSVCPAGVLGMGIEKERVLGKVAKVAYPESCIGCTQCELHCPDFAIYVADRKDFKFAKVSKDAQERSEKVKANKYMLLEETILEGRGK, from the coding sequence ATGGCTAAAATGAACGCTCCAGATGGGATCGCTGTTTGGGTGAATGAAGATAGGTGCAAGGGTTGTGATATTTGCGTATCTGTATGTCCAGCTGGAGTTCTTGGCATGGGGATTGAAAAAGAAAGGGTGCTTGGAAAAGTCGCCAAAGTGGCTTACCCAGAGAGTTGTATTGGTTGCACGCAATGCGAATTGCACTGCCCAGATTTTGCAATTTATGTGGCTGACAGGAAGGATTTTAAATTCGCTAAAGTTTCTAAAGACGCTCAAGAAAGAAGCGAAAAAGTCAAAGCCAACAAATACATGCTCTTAGAAGAGACTATTTTAGAAGGGAGAGGCAAGTGA
- a CDS encoding 2-oxoglutarate synthase subunit alpha translates to MREIISDGNELVAKAAIEVGCRFFGGYPITPSSDIMHAMSVALPKCGGHFIQMEDEIGGISVSLGASMSGTKSMTASSGPGISLKVEQIGYSFMAEIPLVIADVMRSGPSTGMPTRVAQGDVNFLRHPIHGDFKAVALSPANLEEAYTETVRAFNLAEMLMTPVFLLMDETVGHMYGKVQIPDLEEVQKMTINRKEFMGDKKDYKPYGVAQDEPAVLNPFFKGYRYHVSGLHHGPIGFPTEDAKIGGDLIDRLFNKIESKQDIINENEEMDLEGAEIVIIAYGSVSLAVKEALRDYNKESKQKIGFFRPKTLWPSPAKRLKEIGDKYEKILVIELNKGQYLEEIERAMQRKVHFFGQANGRTISPKQIIAKLKEL, encoded by the coding sequence ATGCGTGAGATTATTTCTGATGGGAATGAATTGGTCGCTAAAGCGGCTATTGAAGTGGGGTGTCGGTTTTTTGGGGGCTATCCTATCACGCCAAGTTCGGATATTATGCATGCAATGAGCGTAGCTTTGCCAAAATGCGGTGGCCATTTTATCCAAATGGAAGATGAAATCGGTGGGATTAGCGTGTCTTTAGGGGCGAGCATGAGTGGGACTAAGTCTATGACAGCGAGCTCTGGTCCTGGTATTTCCTTAAAAGTGGAGCAAATCGGCTATTCTTTCATGGCAGAAATCCCTTTAGTGATCGCTGATGTGATGCGTTCAGGCCCATCAACTGGGATGCCCACTCGTGTGGCTCAAGGCGATGTGAATTTCTTAAGACACCCTATACATGGGGATTTTAAAGCCGTTGCACTTTCCCCTGCGAATTTAGAGGAAGCTTACACAGAGACCGTTCGTGCGTTTAATTTGGCTGAAATGCTCATGACTCCTGTGTTTTTACTCATGGATGAAACCGTGGGGCATATGTATGGCAAGGTGCAAATCCCAGATTTAGAAGAAGTGCAAAAAATGACCATTAATCGTAAGGAATTTATGGGCGATAAAAAAGACTACAAGCCTTATGGGGTTGCACAAGATGAACCGGCTGTTTTAAACCCGTTTTTTAAGGGGTATCGCTACCATGTTTCAGGCTTACACCATGGACCTATTGGCTTTCCTACTGAAGACGCCAAAATTGGTGGGGATTTGATTGACAGGTTGTTCAATAAGATTGAATCCAAGCAAGACATTATCAATGAAAATGAAGAAATGGATTTGGAAGGTGCTGAAATTGTTATTATCGCTTATGGTTCGGTTTCGTTAGCGGTTAAAGAAGCTTTGAGAGATTACAACAAAGAAAGCAAGCAAAAGATCGGATTTTTCAGACCCAAAACCTTATGGCCAAGCCCAGCTAAACGCTTGAAAGAAATAGGGGATAAATACGAAAAAATCCTTGTGATTGAATTGAATAAAGGGCAGTATTTAGAAGAAATTGAAAGGGCTATGCAAAGAAAGGTGCATTTCTTTGGGCAAGCCAATGGGCGCACGATTTCGCCCAAACAAATCATCGCAAAGTTGAAGGAGCTTTAA
- a CDS encoding 2-oxoglutarate ferredoxin oxidoreductase subunit beta, translating to MAFNYDEYLRVDKIPTLWCWGCGDGVILKSIIRTIDALGWKMDDVCLVSGIGCSGRMSSYVNCNTVHTTHGRAVAYATGIKLANPSKHVIVVSGDGDGFAIGGNHTMHACRRNIDLNFILVNNFIYGLTNSQTSPTTPNGMWTVTAQWGNIDNQFDPCALTTAAGASFVARESVLDPQKLERVLKEGFLHKGFSFFDIHSNCHINLGRKNKMGEASQMLKWIESRLVSKRQFEAMSPEERVDKFPTGILKHDTDRKEYCEAYQEIIGKAQGKQ from the coding sequence ATGGCGTTTAATTATGATGAATATTTGCGTGTGGATAAAATACCCACTTTGTGGTGTTGGGGCTGTGGCGATGGCGTGATTTTGAAATCCATTATCCGCACGATTGATGCGTTAGGTTGGAAAATGGATGATGTGTGCTTGGTGAGTGGGATTGGTTGCAGTGGGCGCATGAGCTCGTATGTGAATTGCAACACCGTTCATACCACGCATGGCAGAGCCGTAGCGTATGCGACAGGGATTAAATTAGCTAACCCAAGTAAGCATGTGATCGTGGTTTCTGGCGATGGCGATGGCTTTGCTATTGGGGGTAATCACACCATGCATGCATGCAGAAGAAACATTGATTTGAATTTTATTTTAGTGAATAATTTTATTTATGGTTTGACCAACTCTCAAACTTCACCCACTACGCCTAATGGCATGTGGACGGTTACGGCTCAATGGGGCAATATTGATAACCAATTTGATCCATGCGCTTTAACCACGGCTGCTGGGGCGAGTTTTGTGGCTAGAGAGAGCGTTTTAGACCCTCAAAAATTAGAAAGAGTGCTTAAAGAAGGCTTTTTACACAAAGGCTTTAGCTTTTTTGATATCCATAGTAATTGCCATATCAATTTAGGGCGTAAGAATAAAATGGGCGAAGCGTCTCAAATGCTCAAATGGATTGAAAGCCGGTTAGTGAGTAAACGCCAATTTGAAGCCATGAGCCCTGAAGAAAGGGTGGATAAATTCCCTACCGGCATTTTAAAGCATGACACGGACAGGAAAGAATATTGCGAAGCGTATCAAGAAATCATTGGAAAAGCACAAGGAAAACAATAA
- a CDS encoding 2-oxoacid:acceptor oxidoreductase family protein, which produces MEVQLRFTGVGGQGVLLAGEILAEAKIVSGGYGTKTSTYTSQVRGGPTKVDILLDRDEIIFPYAKEGEIDFMLSVAQTSYNQFKGDIKKGGIVVVDSNLVTPTKEDEEKYQLYKIPIISIAKDEVGNIITQSVVALAITVELTKCVEENIVLDTMLKKVPAKVAETNKKAFEIGKKHALEALKVRG; this is translated from the coding sequence ATGGAAGTGCAATTACGATTTACGGGTGTTGGAGGGCAAGGCGTGTTGTTAGCAGGGGAAATTTTAGCTGAAGCGAAAATTGTGAGTGGGGGCTATGGCACTAAGACTTCCACTTACACTTCGCAAGTGCGTGGCGGGCCCACTAAAGTGGATATTTTGTTGGATAGAGATGAGATTATTTTCCCTTATGCTAAAGAGGGCGAGATTGATTTCATGCTTTCAGTCGCTCAAACAAGTTATAACCAATTTAAAGGCGATATTAAAAAAGGCGGTATCGTTGTTGTTGATTCCAATTTGGTGACCCCCACCAAAGAAGATGAGGAAAAATACCAACTTTATAAAATCCCCATTATTAGCATCGCTAAAGATGAGGTGGGTAACATTATCACGCAATCTGTCGTAGCGTTAGCGATCACCGTGGAGCTCACTAAATGCGTAGAAGAAAATATCGTGCTAGACACCATGCTTAAAAAAGTCCCTGCAAAAGTCGCTGAAACAAACAAAAAAGCCTTTGAAATTGGCAAAAAACACGCTTTAGAAGCTTTGAAAGTGAGAGGTTAG
- a CDS encoding restriction endonuclease — translation MIFEKQDYQQECINNIITLLNGFDFKHHNALVLKDCVSKFYATHEIPVKNLSGKLNVDILMETGTGKTFTYLNLIFALHKAYKQNKFIIFVPRKAILESVKQNIRLTKDYFHLEFKRHLKTYTYEGAKSQSNIINHYIKNQDELSVLLLTNSAIDKGANILNKNSENLFNTKSIFENIAGLKPISIIDEPHLLKGEAFSKYFSKIGALYFRFGATFAKEKEHALSNVAFCLDSISAFRNYLVKQIKVHSIVQDSQAPFLLNADQKSAKIAFYKAGILKQSAVLKGEDLGKIDAQFSGISLVKSTKDKAYLSDGTTLEKASSYKLVQDEISTLLEKAIDLHFEKEKFLFSQNIKPLSLFFIPRIEDFRQIEGKGTPFIKTEFERLYKLKRASILAKADLSPSYKEYLERDFDESGNLRVYQGYFSGDSIALNKCKKESNRENIEANDIKMILSEKEKLLSLQTPLRFIFSVWALQEGWDNPNIFTLTKLASSTSETSRHQQVGRGLRIAVNNEGKRVTHGFLNANDSAFYEINYLDMLVSGEEVGFIEGLQKEIEASSFISGGSVLDRENLANLGLNDREINKLCIKLEDLNALEFDENSNTYKIIAPIYETMQNNENIKSFLGEKFSTVLSAFKMAENATNKHDQVINANQPQEKVKIRQDLAKEFKELWQTINMQANLIYQNIQKTALIETIAKAFNKNHVRREVITVESKRYDAKTNQIITEESSVLKEKNYTNALQKEINALLLDFAKDERLPLKFILELYNALNKEHFKNSPKKAFDLLKNIIKDELHANLLSCVSYEFCQNAFSNMAFDTTDPLYFKDGSPKTEIEKHKIGKYKSEQTPSQNYLYETIIYDSKIEEEVSKEKALKIENKSIEVFAKLPKFKIPTPYKNYEPDFAYLLKDNKGEKIFFVCETKGYENESRIPQDEKRKIDYAKKFFETLSDHLKDAQIKVIFATRISKQNLLSALNNALKDRNDR, via the coding sequence ATGATTTTTGAAAAGCAAGACTACCAGCAAGAGTGTATCAACAACATTATCACGCTTTTAAATGGCTTTGATTTTAAGCACCACAATGCTTTAGTTCTCAAAGATTGTGTGAGTAAATTCTATGCCACACACGAAATTCCTGTCAAAAATTTAAGCGGCAAGCTTAATGTTGATATTCTAATGGAGACAGGCACAGGCAAAACTTTTACTTATTTGAATCTGATCTTTGCACTCCACAAGGCTTACAAGCAAAATAAATTCATCATCTTTGTTCCACGCAAAGCCATTTTAGAATCAGTTAAGCAAAATATCCGCCTTACGAAAGATTATTTTCACTTAGAATTCAAACGCCACCTAAAAACCTACACTTATGAAGGGGCTAAATCGCAAAGCAATATCATTAACCACTACATTAAAAACCAAGATGAACTGAGTGTCTTGCTTCTTACTAACAGCGCAATTGATAAGGGTGCAAACATACTCAACAAAAACAGCGAAAACCTTTTTAACACCAAAAGCATTTTTGAAAATATCGCTGGGTTAAAGCCTATTTCTATCATAGACGAGCCGCATCTGCTTAAAGGTGAAGCGTTTAGTAAGTATTTTAGTAAAATAGGAGCGCTTTATTTTCGCTTTGGGGCGACTTTTGCTAAAGAAAAAGAGCATGCTTTAAGCAATGTTGCCTTTTGTTTAGACTCAATTAGCGCGTTTAGAAATTACCTTGTCAAACAAATTAAAGTCCATTCTATCGTGCAAGATTCTCAAGCTCCGTTTTTGCTCAATGCGGATCAAAAAAGTGCAAAAATTGCCTTTTATAAAGCAGGCATTCTTAAACAAAGCGCCGTTTTAAAGGGAGAGGATTTAGGCAAGATTGACGCTCAATTTAGTGGCATTAGTTTGGTTAAAAGCACCAAAGACAAGGCTTATTTGAGCGATGGCACTACGCTTGAAAAGGCAAGTTCTTATAAACTCGTACAAGATGAAATCAGCACCCTTTTAGAAAAAGCCATTGACTTGCATTTTGAAAAAGAGAAATTTTTGTTTAGCCAAAACATTAAACCGTTAAGCTTGTTTTTTATCCCACGAATTGAGGATTTTAGGCAAATTGAGGGAAAAGGCACGCCCTTTATAAAAACCGAATTTGAAAGGCTTTACAAACTCAAACGCGCTTCAATTCTAGCAAAGGCGGATTTATCGCCAAGCTATAAAGAGTATTTGGAAAGAGACTTTGATGAGAGCGGTAATTTACGCGTTTATCAGGGCTATTTTAGCGGCGATAGCATAGCGCTTAATAAGTGCAAAAAAGAAAGCAATAGAGAAAACATTGAAGCGAACGACATTAAAATGATTTTAAGCGAGAAAGAAAAGTTGCTTTCACTCCAAACGCCTTTGCGTTTTATTTTTAGCGTGTGGGCTTTACAAGAGGGTTGGGATAATCCAAACATTTTTACCCTTACCAAACTGGCAAGCTCCACAAGCGAAACGAGCCGTCATCAGCAAGTGGGACGGGGGCTAAGAATTGCTGTAAATAATGAGGGTAAGCGCGTTACGCATGGATTTTTAAATGCAAATGATAGCGCTTTTTATGAGATAAACTACCTTGATATGCTAGTGAGTGGCGAGGAAGTGGGCTTTATAGAGGGTTTGCAAAAAGAGATTGAAGCGAGTAGTTTTATAAGCGGTGGCAGTGTTCTAGACAGAGAAAATTTAGCCAATTTAGGGCTTAATGACAGAGAGATAAATAAACTTTGCATTAAATTAGAAGATTTAAACGCCCTAGAATTTGACGAAAACAGCAACACCTACAAAATCATTGCGCCCATTTATGAAACGATGCAAAACAACGAAAACATAAAAAGCTTTTTAGGCGAGAAATTTAGCACCGTTTTAAGCGCGTTTAAAATGGCTGAAAATGCAACCAATAAGCACGATCAAGTTATAAACGCTAACCAACCTCAAGAAAAAGTTAAAATCCGCCAAGATTTAGCTAAGGAATTTAAAGAGTTGTGGCAAACCATCAACATGCAAGCCAATCTAATCTATCAAAATATCCAAAAAACCGCGCTAATAGAAACGATCGCCAAAGCGTTTAATAAAAACCATGTTAGGCGTGAGGTAATCACTGTTGAAAGCAAAAGGTATGATGCAAAAACGAATCAAATTATCACAGAAGAATCAAGCGTCTTAAAAGAGAAAAACTATACTAACGCCTTACAAAAAGAGATAAACGCCCTTTTATTGGACTTTGCCAAAGACGAACGATTGCCTTTAAAATTCATTCTTGAACTTTACAACGCCTTAAACAAAGAGCATTTTAAAAACTCACCCAAAAAAGCCTTTGATTTGCTTAAAAATATCATTAAAGACGAGTTGCATGCAAATTTGCTTTCTTGCGTGAGTTATGAATTTTGCCAAAACGCCTTTTCAAACATGGCTTTTGACACAACAGATCCGCTTTATTTTAAAGATGGCTCACCCAAAACTGAGATTGAAAAACACAAAATAGGCAAATACAAAAGCGAGCAAACTCCAAGCCAAAATTATCTTTATGAGACGATCATTTATGATTCTAAAATTGAAGAAGAAGTGAGCAAAGAAAAAGCGCTAAAAATAGAAAACAAAAGCATAGAAGTTTTTGCCAAACTTCCTAAATTTAAAATCCCAACACCTTATAAAAACTATGAGCCAGATTTTGCTTATTTGCTTAAAGACAATAAGGGCGAAAAAATCTTTTTTGTTTGCGAAACCAAAGGTTATGAAAACGAAAGCCGCATCCCACAAGATGAAAAGCGTAAAATTGACTACGCTAAGAAATTTTTTGAAACGCTATCTGACCATTTGAAAGATGCACAAATAAAAGTCATCTTTGCCACACGCATCAGCAAACAAAATTTATTGAGTGCACTTAACAACGCATTAAAGGATCGCAATGATAGATAA